GGCGCGTCGGGCAGGGGGGTGAGCAGGTCGCGGAGGTAGCCGGGGCCGTGGGCCGAGGCGGGGAAGATCTTCACGGCGGCGGCCCCGAGGGCGAGCGCGGCGGCGACCTCGGTGGGGGTGAGGGCGCCGCAGAGCAGCGGGAGGCCGAGGCCGACGGTGCGGTGGGCGCCGGGGGTGACGCCGGGGGTGACGGTGAACGAGGCGCCCGCGTCGGCGGCGAGTTCGGCGTGCGCGACGGTGAGCACGGTGCCCGCGCCGATCAGCACGTGCGGCGGGGCCTCCGCGCGGACGGCGGCGATCGCGTGCAGCGCGCCGGGTGTGGTCAGCGAGATTTCCACCGCGGTGATGCCAGCCTCGACGAGGGTGCGGACGCACTCGACGGCAAGGGGGCCGCTGTCCGCGCGGACGATGGCCAGGATCTTGCGGCGGGTGAGTTCGGCGAGCAGGTCCATGGGTTCCTCGGATGGTCAGGGGGTTCCTCGCACCCCGGCTTCGGTGGATGCTACTTTCACAATCCGCGATAGCCAAGTCATAATATGGATCACACAATCACTGGAGCCGCTATGCGCCTTACCGAGGTGAAGACCTTCATCCTCAAACAGCCCGTCGACCGGCCCTACGCGGCGGAGGACGGCGAACGACCCGCCGAAACCGGCTACTTCACCCGCCCGCCCTGGCGCAGCCTCTACTCCGCCCGGATGGAGACCCTGCTGATCCGCCTCACCACCGACGACGGCCACCAGGGCTGGGGCGAGGCGCTCGCCCCGGTCGCGCCCGAGGTGGCCGGGGCGATCGTGGACCGGATGCTCGGCCCCTGGCTGACCGGCCGCGACCCGCGCGCGGTCCGCCCGCTGTGGGACGCCATGCGCGACCTGATGCGCGAGCGCGGCCACCTGACCGGCCACCAGGCCGACGCGATGGCCGGTCTCGACATCGCCCTGTGGGACCTGCTCGGCCGGGTCACCGG
The window above is part of the Kitasatospora sp. NA04385 genome. Proteins encoded here:
- a CDS encoding bifunctional 4-hydroxy-2-oxoglutarate aldolase/2-dehydro-3-deoxy-phosphogluconate aldolase, coding for MDLLAELTRRKILAIVRADSGPLAVECVRTLVEAGITAVEISLTTPGALHAIAAVRAEAPPHVLIGAGTVLTVAHAELAADAGASFTVTPGVTPGAHRTVGLGLPLLCGALTPTEVAAALALGAAAVKIFPASAHGPGYLRDLLTPLPDAPLIAVGGIDAQAAPRYLDAGARAVGVGSPLLGDAGRGGPLDALAGRAAGLLRAVGHAGAAGEAVR